One stretch of Mastomys coucha isolate ucsf_1 unplaced genomic scaffold, UCSF_Mcou_1 pScaffold12, whole genome shotgun sequence DNA includes these proteins:
- the Dnase1 gene encoding deoxyribonuclease-1 translates to MRYTGLVGTLLTLANLLQLAGTLRIAAFNIRTFGETKMSNATLSSYIVKILSRYDITVVQEVRDTHLVAVGKLLDELNRATPDTYRYVVSEPLGRKSYKEQYLFVYRPDQVSVLDNYLYDDGCEPCGNDTFNREPAIVKFFSPYTEVRVFAIVPLHAAPTEAVSEIDALYDVYLDVWHKWGLEDIMFMGDFNAGCSYVTSSQWSSIRLRTSPTFQWLIPDSADTTVTSTHCAYDRIVVAGALLQAAVVPNSAGPFDFQAEYRLSRQLAEAISDHYPVEVTLRRT, encoded by the exons ATGAGGTACACAGGGCTGGTGGGAACACTGCTCACCCTGGCCAACCTGCTGCAGCTGGCTGGGACTCTGAGAATTGCAGCCTTCAACATCCGGACTTTTGGGGAGACAAAGATGTCCAATGCTACTCTCTCTAGCTACATTGTAAAA ATCCTGAGTCGCTATGACATCACCGTTGTCCAGGAGGTCAGAGACACCCACCTGGTCGCTGTTGGGAAGCTTCTGGATGAACTCAATCG GGCCACACCTGACACCTATCGCTATGTAGTCAGTGAGCCGCTGGGCCGAAAAAGCTACAAGGAACAGTACCTTTTTGTGTACAG GCCTGACCAAGTGTCTGTTCTGGACAACTATCTTTATGATGATGGCTGTGAACCCTGTGGAAATGACACCTTTAACAGAGAGCCAGCCATTGTCAAGTTCTTTTCCCCATACACTG AGGTCCGAGTGTTTGCAATCGTGCCCTTGCACGCGGCCCCAACAGAAGCTGTGAGTGAGATCGATGCCCTCTACGATGTTTACCTAGATGTCTGGCATAAGTGGGGCCTGGAG GACATCATGTTCATGGGAGATTTCAATGCTGGCTGCAGCTACGTCACTTCCTCTCAATGGTCTTCCATTCGCCTTCGGACAAGCCCCACCTTCCAGTGGCTGATCCCTGACAGTGCAGACACCACAGTCACATCAACACACTGTGCTTATGACAG GATTGTGGTTGCTGGAGCTCTGCTCCAGGCTGCTGTTGTTCCCAACTCGGCTGGTCCCTTTGATTTCCAAGCAGAATACAGACTTTCCAGACAGCTG GCTGAAGCAATCAGTGACCATTACCCAGTGGAGGTGACACTCAGAAGAACCTGA
- the Trap1 gene encoding heat shock protein 75 kDa, mitochondrial gives MARELRAVLLWGRGLQPALRAPALAGVRRGKPVLHLQKTTVQFRVPTQSLTSRIHAGQFYSTQAAEDKEETLHSIISNTEAVQGSVSKHEFQAETKKLLDIVARSLYSEKEVFIRELISNASDALEKLRHKLVCEGQVLPEMEIHLQTDAEKGTITIQDTGIGMTQEELVSNLGTIARSGSKAFLESLQNQAESSSKIIGQFGVGFYSAFMVADKVEVYSRSAAPESPGYQWLSDGSGVFEIAEASGVRPGTKIIIHLKSDCKDFASESRVQDVVTKYSNFVSFPLYLNGKRINTLQAIWMMDPKDISEFQHEEFYRYIAQAYDKPRFTLHYKTDAPLNIRSIFYVPEMKPSMFDVSREQASSVALYSRKVLIQTKATDILPKWLRFVRGVIDSEDIPLNLSRELLQESALIRKLRDVLQQRLIKFFIDQSKKDAEKYAKFFEDYGLFMREGIVTTAEQDIKEDIAKLLRYESSALPAGQLTSLSDYASRMQAGTRNIYYLCAPNRHLAEHSPYYEAMKRKHTEVLFCYEQFDELTLLHLREFDKKKLISVETDIVVDHYKEEKFEDTSPAGERLSEKETEDLMAWMRNALGSRVTNVKVTFRLDTHPAMVTVLEMGAARHFLRMQQLAKTQEERAQLLQPTLEINPRHTLIKKLSQLKESEPELAQLLVDQIYENAMIAAGLVDDPRAMVGRLNDLLVKALEKH, from the exons GAAAGCCAGTTCTGCACCTTCAGAAGACCACAGTCCAGTTTAGGGTCCCCACACAAAGTCTGACTTCAAGGATCCATGCAGGACAATTTTACAGCACACAGGCAGCTGAAGACAAGGAGGAGACCCTGCACTCCATCATTAGCAACACTGAGGCTGTGCAGG GTTCTGTCTCCAAACATGAGTTCcaggcagagacaaagaaactTTTGGACATCGTAGCCCGTTCCCTGTACTCAGAAAAAGAG GTGTTTATACGAGAGCTCATCTCCAATGCCAGTGATGCCTTGGAGAAGCTGCGGCACAAGCTGGTGTGTGAAGGCCAGGTGCTGCCAGAAATGGAGATTCACCTTCAGACGGATGCTGAGAAGGGCACCATCACCATCCAG GACACTGGCATTGGGATGACACAGGAGGAGCTGGTGTCCAACCTTGGCACAATCGCCAGATCGGGGTCAAAG GCTTTCCTGGAATCACTGCAGAACCAGGCAGAGAGCAGCAGCAAGATCATTGGCCAGTTTGGAGTGGGCTTCTATTCAGCCTTCATGGTGGCTGACAAAGTTGAAGTCTATTCTCGCTCAGCAGCTCCAGAGAGCCCCGGTTACCAGTGGCTTTCAGATGG TTCTGGAGTGTTTGAAATTGCCGAAGCCTCAGGAGTTAGACCTGGAACCAAAATAATCATCCACCTCAAGTCAGACTGCAAAGATTTTGCCAGCGAGTCCCGGGTGCAAG aTGTGGTAACAAAGTACAGTAACTTTGTCAGCTTCCCCTTGTACCTTAATGGAAAGCGGATTAACACTTTGCAG GCCATCTGGATGATGGACCCAAAGGACATCAGTGAATTTCAGCATGAGGAATTCTACCGTTATATTGCTCAGGCTTATGATAAGCCCCGCTTCACTTTGCACTACAAGACGGACGCACCACTCAACATCCGCAGCATTTTCTATGTGCCAGAGATG AAACCGTCCATGTTTGATGTGAGCAGGGAGCAGGCCTCCAGCGTGGCACTGTATAGCCGCAAGGTCCTCATCCAGACCAAGGCTACGGATATACTGCCCAAGTGGCTGCGCTTCGTTCGAG GTGTGATCGACAGTGAGGACATCCCCCTGAACCTCAGCAGAGAGCTTCTGCAGGAGAGCGCGCTCATCCG GAAACTCCGGGATGTTCTACAGCAGAGATTGATCAAGTTCTTCATTGACCAGAGTAAAAAAGATGCTGAAAAATACGCAAAGTTTTTTGAAGATTATGGCTTATTCATGAGGGAGGGCATTGTGACCACTGCAGAGCAAGACATCAAG GAGGATATTGCAAAGCTGCTACGGTATGAGTCCTCAGCCCTGCCTGCTGGGCAGCTGACCAGCTTATCAGACTATGCCAGCCGAATGCAGGCTGGCACCCGGAACATCTATTACCTATGTGCTCCTAACCGTCACCTGGCTGAACATTCACCCTATTACGAAGCCATGAAGCGGAAACACACCGAG GTGCTCTTCTGCTATGAGCAGTTTGATGAGCTAACTCTTCTGCACCTGAGGGAGTTTGACAAGAAGAAGCTGATCTCTGTGGAGACGGACATCGTCGTTGATCACTACAAGGAGGAAAAGTTTGAGGACACGTCTCCAG CTGGTGAGCGCCTCtctgagaaggaaacagaagatcTAATGGCGTGGATGAGAAATGCACTGGGGTCCCGTGTCACCAATGTGAAG GTGACTTTCCGCCTGGACACCCACCCTGCCATGGTGACTGTCCTGGAAATGGGGGCTGCTCGGCATTTCTTGCGCATGCAGCAGCTGGCTAAGACCCAGGAAGAACGTGCTCAACTGCTACAGCCCACACTGGAGATCAACCCCAG GCACACACTAATAAAGAAGCTCAGCCAGCTGAAGGAGAGTGAGCCAGAGCTGGCCCAGCTGCTAGTGGATCAG ATCTATGAGAACGCCATGATAGCAGCAGGACTTGTTGATGACCCCCGGGCCATGGTTGGACGCCTGAACGACCTTTTGGTCAAGGCTCTGGAGAAACACTGA